The genomic interval GATATGAGCACGAACGACACCGTTTTTATAATGGCTAACGGCCTCGCCGCGAACGCGAAGATAAAGAACGATAGCAAGGGCCATAAAATATTCTGTGAAGCGCTGAAATACGTCATGGTCTACCTGGCCAAGGAGATAGCCAGGGACGGGGAAGGCGCGAATAAATTTATAGAAGTGCAGGTCAAGGGAGCGAAGAGCAAGGCCGACGCGAAGAAGATGGCGAAAGAGATAGCCAATTCGAACCTAGTCAAGACGGCTATCGCAGGCGAGGACCCGAATACCGGGAGGATCGCCTCATCGGCCGGGGCCTCGGGAGTGAAACTTAACGAGTCGAAGCTGGATATTTACCTGAACGGCATAAAGATAGTCAGCGGCGGGAACGCCAATTTCGGATTAAGGCCGAAGGCGCAGAAGTCGCTTAAGAAGAAAGAAGTTGCGATAACGGTCGGGCTAAACTCGGGCAAGCATTCGGCGACGGCGTGGACATGCGACCTTACGGAAGGGTATATTAAAATAAATGCAAGATATAATTAAAAAGGCCGACGTCCTCATAGAGGCGCTGCCTTACATAAAGAAGTTCAGGGGCAAGACGGTCGTCATAAAGGCCGGCGGCAGCATGATGGAGAACAGGGAAGTCATCTCCGGTATCTTCCAGGACATAATCTTCATGAGTCTGGTCGGGATAAAGCCGGTAATCATACACGGCGGCGGGCCGAGGATAACCGAGAAGATGAAGGAAGCCGGTATCGTCGCGAAATTCGTAGACGGGTTCAGGGTCACCGACGCGAAGACGATGAAGATAGTCGACGATACGCTCGAGGCGACGAACAAGGAGATAGCCAAACATATAGAAGAGCTGGGCGGCAAGGTCAAGGCGCTGTCAGGCAAGAAGGACAAGATAATAAAGGCTGTGACTTTAAAGCATAAGGGCAAACACATGGGTTTCCTGGGGAAGATCGTATCTGTAAACACCAAGCCCATTAAGGACGCTCTCAAGGACGGCGCCATACCCGTCATAACCCCGGTGGCATTAGGGAAAGATGGGAAGGCCTATAATATCAACGCCGACCTTGCGGCCTGCGACATAGCCGCGGCGCTTAAGGCGGAAAAATTTGTTTTGATAACCGATACCAATGGGATATTGAGAGACGAGTCTGACGAGTCTACTCTCATCCCGACATTAAAAAGGAAGGAAGCCGAAGAATTGATCGAAAGGGGAGTAATACGGGGCGGGA from Candidatus Omnitrophota bacterium carries:
- the argB gene encoding acetylglutamate kinase translates to MQDIIKKADVLIEALPYIKKFRGKTVVIKAGGSMMENREVISGIFQDIIFMSLVGIKPVIIHGGGPRITEKMKEAGIVAKFVDGFRVTDAKTMKIVDDTLEATNKEIAKHIEELGGKVKALSGKKDKIIKAVTLKHKGKHMGFLGKIVSVNTKPIKDALKDGAIPVITPVALGKDGKAYNINADLAACDIAAALKAEKFVLITDTNGILRDESDESTLIPTLKRKEAEELIERGVIRGGMIPKVKAVVDALKKGVNKTHIIDGRLSHAILLEVFTDKGIGTEIIK